AGGTGCAGGCCATCGCCGAACACGCGCTGCCAGTCGGCCAGCTGCTGCTCGGCCAGCTCATGCTTGCCGTCCAGCGCGAGGCGCCCGGCCAGGCTCTGCCGGCCGGCCAGCGCGAACAGGTTGGCGTTGCCGGCCTTCAGCCAGTCCGGATGCACGGCCACGCCGCCCTCGGGGCGATGGCCTTCCATCCAGGCGCGGGTCAGCAGCCGCGACAGGCTCAGGTAGCCCTCGCGATCGCGGCACAGCAGGGTCATCCGCCACGGATCCTGGCCTTCCTCGGCGATCAGTACGTCGGCACCGGCGATCGGCTTGATACCCACGCCTTCGGCGGCCTTGTAGAACTTGACCAGGGCGAACAGGTTGTTGAGGTCGGTCACCGCCAGCGCGGGCAGGCCGAGCTCGACCGAGCGCGACAGCAGGTTGGCCTGCTTGGCCTTCTTCGGGTCCGCCTGGTCCGGCTTGGCCGGCACGCGGATGGTCGAGTCCGCCAGCGAGAACTCGGTGTGGACGTGGAGATGTACGAAGCGGGAGTTGGACATGCCGGACCAGGTTGGAGCGCGCGGGCCCCGGGTGCTGACGGAGGTTCGTCGCCGGGGTCGGGAAGCGCTGGAGTGCCCGGTCAGGGTAGCGAGGGCAGGGGGACGCGACAAGCTCTTGACATGCCTTCCAGGACGACCAGGTTCAGTCGTGCCGGAGGCCGCTTCCTGTAGAGCCGAGCCCATGCTCGGCTGCCGTGAACAGCCGAGCATGGGCTCGGCGCTACAGTTGCCGCAGGCTCAGGCGATGGCCGCCGCCTGCGTCAGGTCCAGGCACTCACGCACCGGGGCGAAGCTGCGCCGGTGCTCCACGCAGGGGCCGTGCTCGCGCAGGGCGGCCAGGTGGGCCGGGGTGCCATAGCCCTTGTGCTGCTCGAAACCGTACTGCGGGTGGCGGCTGTGCACGTCCAGCATGTAACGGTCGCGCGAGACCTTGGCCAGGATCGAGGCGGCCATGATCGCGCGGTCGATGCCGTCGCCGCCGACCAGCGCCTGCGCCGGCAGCACCAGGCCCTTGGGCACCACGTTGCCATCGATGCGGGCGAAGCCGGCCACGTGGGCGACCGCTGCAACGACGTCACGCATGCCCTGCAGGGTGGCCTGGTAGATGTTCAGGCGGTCGATGGTGTCCACGTCCACCAGCACCACGTGCCAGGCCAGGGCACGCTCGATGATGCGGTCATGCAACTGCTCGCGGCGCGCCGCAGTCAGCTGCTTGGAGTCATCCAGGCCGTTGATCCGTGGCCGGGACGGATCGAACACCACTGCGGCCACCGCGACCGGCCCGGCCAGTGGGCCACGGCCGGCCTCGTCCACGCCGACGACCAGACGCTCCGGCTCGACCACGGCCGTACCATCGAACAGGGCCAGGCTGGCTGCCGCGGCATGGCGGCGGCTCATGCCTTTGCCTGGTCGCGCATCAGCAGTTCGCCGACGGCATCGGCGGCACGCGCCGAGGCGTTGCGGCGCAGGCGCTCGTGCAGGCGCACGTAAGTGTCCTGCAGGTCGATCACCCGCTGTGGGTGGTCGAACCACTGCTGGATGGCTGCGGCCAGCCTGTCCGGCGTGCAGTCGTGCTGCATCAGCTCCGGCGCCAGGTCCTGGCCGGCCAGGATGTTGGGCAGGGCGAAGCGGTCGACCTTGATCAGGCCCAGCGCCTTGACCAGCCGGTAGGTCAGTTCATTGACGCGGTAACCGACCACCATCGGCCGCTTCACCAGCATGGCTTCCAGGGTCGCGGTGCCGGAGGCCAGCACCACCACGTCGGCGGCGATCATCGCGTTGCGCGCCTGGCCATCCAGCACGTGCGAATAGGCCACCGGCAACGCCGAGCGCGACAGCTGTTCTTCGATCAGCTGCCGGCAGGCCGGGTTGGCGGCCGGCACCACCACATGCAGGCCCGGAATGCGTTCGGAAACCTGCCAGGCGGCTTCGAAGAAGGGTTCGCCCAGGCGCGAGATCTCGCCCAGGCGGCTGCCCGGCAACACCGCCAGCACCTTGGCCGAGGTCGGAAGGCCGAGCGCGGCGCGTGCTTCCTCGCGGTTGCCCTGAAGCGGAATGTCATCGGCCATCGGGTGGCCGACGAAGCGCGCGTCGATGCCGTGCCTGGCATAGATCGGCGGTTCCATCGGGAACAGGCACAGCACCAGGTCCGCGCTGCTGCCGATCTTCTCGGCGCGCTTCTCGCGCCAGGCCCAGACCGAGGGACTGACGTAATGCACGGTGCGCACGCCGCGCTGCTTCAGCCAGCGCTCGATGCCCAGGTTGAAGTCGGGTGCGTCGATACCGATGAACACGTCCGGCTGCCATTCCAGGGCGCGCTGGCGGAACGCCGAGCGCAGCTTCAGCAGCCGCGGCAGGTGGCGCAGCACTTCGGTCAGGCCCATCACCGCCAGCTCGCTGGCATCGTGCCAGGTCTGGCAGCCGGCGCTGCGCATGGCATCGCCGCCAATGCCGGCGAACTCGGCGTTCGGGAAGCGCGCCTTCAGCTCACGCACCAGGCCCGCACCGAGCAGGTCGCCGGACGCTTCACCGGCAACCAGTGCGATCCGCAACGGGCGCTCGCTGAGCACCCGCTGTGCAGGCACGCTGCCGGCCATCGAGGCCAGCGGAATCACCGCGGCGCCGGCCGGCGCCTGGCCGGTCGTGCTGCTCATCGCAGCAAGGGCCTCTCGGCGTGCTCGATGAAGTCCAGCATGGCCTTCACGTCATCGCTGTCACGCGCCTGTTCGGTCAGCTGCACCTTGGCTTCGGCCAGCGGCAGGCCTGCCACGTACAGCGTGCGGTAGGCACGCTTGATGGCCGAGATGCGGTCGGCGTCGAAGCCGCGGCGCTTCAGGCCTTCGCTGTTGATGCCGCGCGGGCGGCCCAGCGAATCGGTACCGACCATGGTGAACGGCGGTACATCGCCATTGGTCAGCGCGCCCATGCCGAGGAAGGCATGCGCACCGATACGGCAGAACTGATGAGCACCAGCGAAGCCGCTGATGATCACGTAGTCGCCCACGGTGACGTGGCCGGCCAGCGTGGTGTTGTTGGAGAACACGCAGAAGTTGCCGACATGGCAGTCGTGTGCCACGTGCGTGTAGGCCAGCATCCAGTTGTCGTTGCCGATGGTGGTGATGCCGCCGCCGCCGCCGGTGCCACGGTTCAGCGTGACGAACTCGCGGAACACGTTGCGGTCGCCGATCACAAGCTCGGTGCGCTCACCGGCGAACTTCTTGTCCTGCGGCTCGCCACCGATCGCGGCATGGCCGACGAAGCGGTTGTCGCGGCCGATCCGGGTCGGGCCGTGGATGCTGCAATGGGGGCCCACCACCGTGCCGGCGCCGATTTCAACGTCGGGGCCGATCAGGGTGAAGGCGCCCACCTGGACATCGTCGGCCAGGCGCGCGGCCGGATCGATGACGGCGGTGGGGGGGATCCGCGGTGCGTTGTCAGTCATTGCTGCCTCCAGTGGATCAGCCCTTGGCGCCGGCGCACATGACCTCGGCCGACGCAACGACTTCGCCGTTGACCTTGGCTTCGCCGTAGTACCAGCCCATGTTGCGGATCAGGCGCTTCATCTGCACATCCAGCATCAGCACGTCGCCGGGGACGACCTGCTTGTTGAAGCGGGCGTTTTCCACCTTGACCATGTAGAACAGCTTGGACTGCGAGTCGCGGCCGAGCGTGAGCTGGGTCATCACGCCACCGGCCTGGGCCAGCGCTTCGATGATCAGCACGCCGGGCATGATCGGGCGGCCCGGAAAGTGGCCCTGGAAGAACGGCTCGTTGATGCTGACGTTCTTCTGCGCAAGGATGCGCTTGGCCTCGATGTCGAGCTCAAGCACCCGGTCCACCAGCAGGAACGGGTAGCGGTGCGGAAGCAGTTCCTGGATCTGGCAGACGTCGATCGGAAGCTGCAGCGAATCGTTCATTCTTTCTCCTTGCCAGCAGCCAGGACGCGGCGAGCCAATGCGTCCAGCTGCTTGAAGCGCGCGGCGTTCTTGCGCCACGTGCGGTTGTCGGTCAACGGGGTGCCGGACGAGTACTCGCCCGGCTCATGGATGGAGTTGCGGACCACCGACTTGCCGGTGATCACGACCTTGTCGCAGATTTCGAGGTGGCCGACCACGCCAACGTGGCCGCCGAGCAGGCAGTAGCGGCCGATCTTGGCGCTGCCGGCGATGCCGGTGCAGCCGGCGATGGCCGAGTGCGCGCCGATCTGCACGTTGTGCGCGATCTGCACCAGGTTGTCCAGGCGCACATCCTCGTCCAGCACGGTGTCTTCCAGCGCGCCGCGGTCGACGCAGGTATTGGCGCCGATCTCGCAATCGTCGCCGATGCGGACGCCGCCGAGCTGCGGCACCTTGATCCACTTGCCGGCGTCCATCGCCAGGCCGAAACCGTCGGCGCCAAGCACGGCACCGGGATGCACGCGCACGCGCTTGCCCAGCGTGACCCGGGTGACCAGGGTCACGCGGGCGATCAGTTCACAGCCGGTATCCAGGCTGCAGTCCTCGCCGATCACGCTGCCGGTGCCGATGATGCAGTTCTCGCCGACCACGCTGCGCGCACCGATCGAGACGAACGGGCCGATATGGGCGCTGGCGGCCACCTGGGCGCTGGGATCGATGACGGCGCTGGGGTGGATGCCTGGTGGGCGGGTCGGTGCGATGTCGAACAGCGCGGCGATCTTGGCGAACGCGGTGTACGGGTCCTTGGCCACGAGCGCGGCGCCGGGGGCAGCCTCGGCGTCGTCGGCACGCAGGACCACCAGCGAGGCCTGGCTGTCGGCCAGCTGGGCGCGGTAGCGCGGGTTGGCAAGGAAGGTCAGCTGGCCAGGACCGGCATGGGCGAGGGTGGCCACGCCATGGATGGCGGTGGCGGGGTCGCCATGGACCTGCAGGCCGAACTGCTCGGCGAGTTGCTGGGCGGTGTAGGTGGGAGTATTCACGGCGGGAGTTTAACGTGTGACGCCATTGCGGTCATGCGGGGGCAGAAGCGGCGCCTGCCTGATGTCCCGGGGTGATGGCGCAGGGAGCTGCCTGGGACACGTTTTGAACCACGTTTGCGGTCCGGCCCTGCCGTTGGCGGCCATGGGTTCGGGCGCTGTGAAATCCTGCCTCTCCAGCAGGGCGTCCTCATCACCAGGGGCTCGATGAGGTCATTCGAGGTTGTTGCGGAGCTAGTCTGCCCCCTTGCAAGTTCGTTGGATGGGGGGCGCAGCTGGTCTGCGGCAACGTCGATTGCTTTCTCTGAAGCCAAGCCCAAGCGACCGCGCACAAGCGGGAGCGTCCCCTGCAAACCCCGACGAAACAAAATTGCCTTGGTAAGCGGCTGAAGCGATAGCCATAGGAGATCAATGCTGCAGAGAGTAGTCGTGTTCGGCTTTGAGAAAAATGCGAAATCCACCGTGAATTCCGTGACAAATAGAATGCGTTGATAGCATCGCAATGGCAGGCAAGATGCCTGCGCCCATTGGATGGAATTCATAATGAATGCAAAGATCGTAGGTCTTGTTTCATTGCTGCTGTGCGGCGGAGGTGCATCGGCTGCCCCTTCATTTGAATCGACTGTGGCGAGGCCAGCCATTGCGCCCGAGGACTCGGGACTGTCGCTTCCCTCGGGCGTTGTCTTGCGAGAGATATTCAGGATCTATCGTCCTGCAACAAATACTCATGTCACGCACTTCTACTGGCCCGAAAATTGGGAGGGTATCGGGTACAAGTATGAAGGGACGTTAGGTTTTATTTCGGCGACACCCTTCGAGAACAGCGCCCTGATCCGAAATTGCGTGGGACCACATTCATGGAATTATTTCACTTCGCTGGACCCGGATTGCGAGGCGTCAACTGGGGGCGTAGTGCTGCCGGGAGACTGGAATCTTGGATATATCTCCACTGTTCAGATTCCTGGGTCAGTTCCCCTCTACCGTTGCGGCTTGGTATGGCAGGGCAAGATTCGCCATTTCGACAGCCGCGATTTCGCTTGTGAAGGAGTGGGTGGTACTGGCGCTGTTCTGGGCTACGTCTTTCTCTAGAATCATTTGAGGTCTTCTTTCAGTTCTCAAACTGTCGGTGGACTCAAATTACTTGGAGTGGCGAAGAATTGATGGAAACGAAAACGCCGGGCAATGCCCGGCGCTTCGCACCCCGTCTGGTGGAGGCCCCCCTTTGTTAAGGGGGGCGCGCCAACGGCGCGGGGGATAGGTGAAATGCGGGGGCAATTCACCGGAGGTGGATCAGTTCTGAGGAACAGAGTTCCTCAGAACTGGCCGCCGAACGTGAATTGCAGACGTTCGATCTTGTCATCGTCTTCCTTCTTCAGCGGGAAGGCGTAGCTGATCGAGATCGGGCCGACCGGGGCGCGCCACAGCAGGGCCACACCGGTGGACACGCGCAGCTCGTTGGCCTTGAAGTTCTTGGTGCCGTTGTAGACGTTGCCGAAGTCGACGAAGGCCGACACGCGCGCCGACGGGCTGTCGAACAGGCGCGGGAAGTAGGCTTCGACCGAACCGACGGTCTTCAGCGAACCACCCAGCGGCTGGCCTTCGGGGTAACCGCGGGTGACTTCGCGCGGGCCGAGGGTGTTGTCCTCGAAGCCGCGCACCGAGTTGGTACCACCGGCGTAGAAGTTCTCGAAGAACGGCAGGCCGCTGGCGGTGACCGTGCGGGTAGTGCCGTCGCCGTTGTCGATGACGCGGGTGTAGTCCTTGCCATAGGCATCGCCGTAGCCGATTTCCGCGCGGGTGTTGATCACCAGCGACGGCATGATCGGCCAGTACTTGCTGATCTGGTAGTTCAGCTTGTAGTACTCGATGGTCGAACCCGGCAGCGTGGTCTCCAGGCCGATGCGCTGGTAGGTGCCGCGGGTCGGCATGAAGTAGTCGTTGCGCGAGTCGCGTGCCCAGCCCAGCTCGGTGCGCCAGGCATGGAAGGTACGCTTTCCGACCGCATTGATGTAGTCGATGATCGACGGCGGGGTCGAGCCTTCGTAGGTGGTGATCTGGTTGCTGTCGATGCCGAACATCAGCGAGACGGTATCGGTCTCGGTCAGCGGCACGCCGAACACCACCTGCGCCGAACCATTGGTGCTGTTGTACTGCGCGGTGTTGAAGTCGGAGTAGTCCAGCTCACGCCAGGACAGGTTGTAGCCCAGCGACACGCCGTCATCGGTGAAGTACGGGTTGGTGTAGCTGAAGCCGTAGCGCTGCAGGTAGCTGCTGCGCGAGGCTTCGACCGACACGCGGTTGCCGCCGCCGAGGAAGTTGTTCTGCGACAGCTGCACCGAGGTGGTCATGCCGTAGGACTGCGAGTAGCCCAGGCCGAACACGAAGCTGCCCGAGGTGGTTTCCTTGACGTTGTAGACGACGTCGACCTGGTCGTTGCTGCCGCTGACGGCCGGGGTTTCCACTTCCACCGATTCGAAGTAGCCCAGGCGCTGCAGGCGGATCTTGGAGCGGTCGATCGCGGCCTGCGAGTACCAGCTGTTCTCGAACTGGCGCAGCTCGCGACGCATCACTTCGTCGGAGGTACGGGTATTGCCGCGGAACAGGATGCGGCGCACCGACACGCGCGGGCCGGGCACGACCTGCATGTTGATGGCGACGGTCTGCTCGGCGCGGTTGGTGGTCGGGATCGGGTTCACCTTGGCGAACGCGTAGCCGATGTTGGACAGCGAATTGGTGATGGTGTCCGAGCTGAATTCCAGCAGGGCGCGCGAGAACGTGTCGCCGGACTTCTGGATCACCATGCGCTCGACGTCCTCCTGCGGGAGGATGGTGTCGCCGCTGACCTTGATCTCGGAGATCTTGTACTGCGCGCCCTCGGTCACGCCCGCGGTCAGGAACATGTCGCGCTTGTCGGGGCTGATCGAGACCTGGGTGGAATCGATGCTGAAATCGACGTAGCCGCGGTCCAGGTACCAGGAGTTGAGCTTTTCCAGGTCGCCGGACAGCTTTTCCTTGGAGTACTGGTCGTCACGGCGGTACCACGACGCCCAGTTGTGCTCCTTGGACTCCCAGGTCTCCAGGATGTCCTTGCTCTCGTACTTCTCGGTGCCGACCAGGTTGACGTGACGGATCTTGGCCGCCTTGCCTTCCTTGATGGCGATGGCGATGTCCACGCGGTTGCGGTCCAGCGGGCTCACCGTCGGGGTGATGTCGACGTTGTACTTGCCGCGGTCGTTGTACTGGCGGCGCAGTTCCTGGGTCACGCGGTCCAGGCTCAGGCGATCGAAGGTGCCGCCCTCGGTCAGGCCGATGTCGGACAGGCCCTTGAGCAGCTGGTCGGACTTGATGTCCTTGTTGCCGGTCACGGTCAGC
The sequence above is a segment of the Stenotrophomonas maltophilia genome. Coding sequences within it:
- a CDS encoding ribonuclease HII, producing the protein MSRRHAAAASLALFDGTAVVEPERLVVGVDEAGRGPLAGPVAVAAVVFDPSRPRINGLDDSKQLTAARREQLHDRIIERALAWHVVLVDVDTIDRLNIYQATLQGMRDVVAAVAHVAGFARIDGNVVPKGLVLPAQALVGGDGIDRAIMAASILAKVSRDRYMLDVHSRHPQYGFEQHKGYGTPAHLAALREHGPCVEHRRSFAPVRECLDLTQAAAIA
- the lpxB gene encoding lipid-A-disaccharide synthase, with product MAGSVPAQRVLSERPLRIALVAGEASGDLLGAGLVRELKARFPNAEFAGIGGDAMRSAGCQTWHDASELAVMGLTEVLRHLPRLLKLRSAFRQRALEWQPDVFIGIDAPDFNLGIERWLKQRGVRTVHYVSPSVWAWREKRAEKIGSSADLVLCLFPMEPPIYARHGIDARFVGHPMADDIPLQGNREEARAALGLPTSAKVLAVLPGSRLGEISRLGEPFFEAAWQVSERIPGLHVVVPAANPACRQLIEEQLSRSALPVAYSHVLDGQARNAMIAADVVVLASGTATLEAMLVKRPMVVGYRVNELTYRLVKALGLIKVDRFALPNILAGQDLAPELMQHDCTPDRLAAAIQQWFDHPQRVIDLQDTYVRLHERLRRNASARAADAVGELLMRDQAKA
- the lpxA gene encoding acyl-ACP--UDP-N-acetylglucosamine O-acyltransferase, whose product is MTDNAPRIPPTAVIDPAARLADDVQVGAFTLIGPDVEIGAGTVVGPHCSIHGPTRIGRDNRFVGHAAIGGEPQDKKFAGERTELVIGDRNVFREFVTLNRGTGGGGGITTIGNDNWMLAYTHVAHDCHVGNFCVFSNNTTLAGHVTVGDYVIISGFAGAHQFCRIGAHAFLGMGALTNGDVPPFTMVGTDSLGRPRGINSEGLKRRGFDADRISAIKRAYRTLYVAGLPLAEAKVQLTEQARDSDDVKAMLDFIEHAERPLLR
- the fabZ gene encoding 3-hydroxyacyl-ACP dehydratase FabZ produces the protein MNDSLQLPIDVCQIQELLPHRYPFLLVDRVLELDIEAKRILAQKNVSINEPFFQGHFPGRPIMPGVLIIEALAQAGGVMTQLTLGRDSQSKLFYMVKVENARFNKQVVPGDVLMLDVQMKRLIRNMGWYYGEAKVNGEVVASAEVMCAGAKG
- the lpxD gene encoding UDP-3-O-(3-hydroxymyristoyl)glucosamine N-acyltransferase, with translation MNTPTYTAQQLAEQFGLQVHGDPATAIHGVATLAHAGPGQLTFLANPRYRAQLADSQASLVVLRADDAEAAPGAALVAKDPYTAFAKIAALFDIAPTRPPGIHPSAVIDPSAQVAASAHIGPFVSIGARSVVGENCIIGTGSVIGEDCSLDTGCELIARVTLVTRVTLGKRVRVHPGAVLGADGFGLAMDAGKWIKVPQLGGVRIGDDCEIGANTCVDRGALEDTVLDEDVRLDNLVQIAHNVQIGAHSAIAGCTGIAGSAKIGRYCLLGGHVGVVGHLEICDKVVITGKSVVRNSIHEPGEYSSGTPLTDNRTWRKNAARFKQLDALARRVLAAGKEKE
- the bamA gene encoding outer membrane protein assembly factor BamA — translated: MTRLPNRRLLALALAAVTGAPALAQAAEPFTVSDIRVDGLQRISSGTVFTYLPVERGETVTDNKVGETIRALYKTGFFEDVQLDRQGTILVVTVKERPAINKLTVTGNKDIKSDQLLKGLSDIGLTEGGTFDRLSLDRVTQELRRQYNDRGKYNVDITPTVSPLDRNRVDIAIAIKEGKAAKIRHVNLVGTEKYESKDILETWESKEHNWASWYRRDDQYSKEKLSGDLEKLNSWYLDRGYVDFSIDSTQVSISPDKRDMFLTAGVTEGAQYKISEIKVSGDTILPQEDVERMVIQKSGDTFSRALLEFSSDTITNSLSNIGYAFAKVNPIPTTNRAEQTVAINMQVVPGPRVSVRRILFRGNTRTSDEVMRRELRQFENSWYSQAAIDRSKIRLQRLGYFESVEVETPAVSGSNDQVDVVYNVKETTSGSFVFGLGYSQSYGMTTSVQLSQNNFLGGGNRVSVEASRSSYLQRYGFSYTNPYFTDDGVSLGYNLSWRELDYSDFNTAQYNSTNGSAQVVFGVPLTETDTVSLMFGIDSNQITTYEGSTPPSIIDYINAVGKRTFHAWRTELGWARDSRNDYFMPTRGTYQRIGLETTLPGSTIEYYKLNYQISKYWPIMPSLVINTRAEIGYGDAYGKDYTRVIDNGDGTTRTVTASGLPFFENFYAGGTNSVRGFEDNTLGPREVTRGYPEGQPLGGSLKTVGSVEAYFPRLFDSPSARVSAFVDFGNVYNGTKNFKANELRVSTGVALLWRAPVGPISISYAFPLKKEDDDKIERLQFTFGGQF